The Aminiphilus circumscriptus DSM 16581 genome contains a region encoding:
- a CDS encoding lactate utilization protein, with the protein MNIMKEPWDSFRKEHYRNLGETVAKRCSEKGFIGHYAEDATQALQLVLDLIPDGAKVGVPGSVTIREIGAFDALERKGCTVVQHWDPSLTTSVAKAERLREEFLCDVLLSSTNALTHDGTLVNIDGTGNRVAAMAWGTSKVILVAGINKIARNMEQALIKIRDWATPINALRLAMDIPCAKVGYCVDCNHPQRACRAVLTMERAPFGREIHVIIVGEHLGF; encoded by the coding sequence ATGAACATCATGAAGGAACCTTGGGACAGTTTCCGCAAAGAGCATTACCGGAACCTCGGAGAGACCGTGGCAAAACGCTGTTCCGAAAAGGGCTTCATCGGCCATTACGCCGAGGATGCCACACAAGCGCTCCAGCTCGTTCTCGATCTCATTCCCGACGGAGCGAAGGTGGGTGTTCCCGGCAGCGTAACCATACGGGAGATCGGTGCCTTTGACGCCCTCGAACGCAAGGGATGCACCGTCGTGCAGCACTGGGATCCGTCCCTGACCACTTCCGTGGCAAAGGCGGAACGCCTCAGAGAAGAATTCCTTTGCGACGTTCTTCTCAGCAGCACCAATGCCCTGACTCACGACGGAACCCTCGTCAACATCGACGGCACGGGAAACCGCGTGGCCGCCATGGCCTGGGGAACGAGCAAGGTCATCCTCGTGGCGGGAATCAACAAGATCGCCCGAAATATGGAACAGGCCCTTATCAAGATACGCGACTGGGCCACGCCGATCAATGCCCTTCGTCTTGCCATGGACATCCCCTGCGCGAAAGTCGGGTACTGTGTGGACTGCAATCATCCCCAGCGGGCATGCCGAGCGGTTCTCACCATGGAACGGGCGCCCTTCGGAAGAGAGATCCATGTGATCATCGTGGGGGAGCATCTGGGGTTCTAA
- a CDS encoding TrkH family potassium uptake protein: MRFSIVCKVLALVGAVVSLFMIWPMLWAVKDRSADLASLFLSFCVGLLLSGILFTLGKNAATAELGPKEAFAVVSLSWIVASAIGGLPFLFSGTVTTYTDGFFEAMSGFTTTGASVLTDIQSNPRGILFWRSLTHWLGGMGIIVLSLAVLPFLGVGGMQLYKAEVPGPIPEKLTPRVQQTALLLWVVYMLLSLAETLALLLGGMPLFEALTHAFGTMATGGFSPLNGSIGQYDNAYFDWVITLFMFLAGANFVLHFLFLKGNRRVFWRDPEFRFYTRLVLGATVLVTFFLVFGDSRENPLTALRHAAFQVVSILTTTGFVTADYEMWPFFPQMLLLLLMFIGGCAGSTGGGLKNIRVMVMLRHAKAEMHALLHPQGIFPIRVGDKVVPRDVVGSITAFFLLYMALFAGGTLIMTALGLDVLTAIGSVAATLGNIGPGIGGVGPMDNYSAIPPLGKWALALFMLLGRLEIYTVLMLFLPGTWRR, translated from the coding sequence ATGCGCTTCTCCATCGTCTGCAAGGTACTTGCCCTTGTCGGTGCCGTGGTCTCTCTTTTCATGATCTGGCCCATGCTCTGGGCCGTCAAAGATCGGAGCGCCGACCTGGCGTCGCTGTTCTTGTCTTTTTGCGTCGGTCTTCTCCTGTCGGGCATTCTCTTCACCTTGGGGAAAAATGCCGCAACTGCGGAACTCGGGCCGAAAGAGGCTTTTGCTGTCGTGTCCCTTTCGTGGATCGTCGCCTCCGCCATCGGAGGTCTCCCCTTCTTGTTTTCCGGAACGGTGACGACCTACACGGACGGTTTTTTCGAGGCCATGTCGGGGTTCACCACCACCGGGGCCTCGGTTTTGACGGATATCCAGTCCAATCCGAGGGGAATCCTCTTCTGGAGAAGTCTCACGCATTGGCTGGGGGGGATGGGCATCATCGTGCTGAGCCTCGCGGTGCTGCCCTTTCTCGGGGTGGGAGGAATGCAACTGTACAAGGCGGAAGTTCCCGGCCCCATTCCGGAGAAGCTCACTCCCAGGGTGCAACAGACGGCGCTTCTTCTGTGGGTTGTCTACATGCTGCTTTCGCTGGCGGAGACACTCGCGCTTCTCCTGGGGGGCATGCCCCTCTTCGAAGCACTCACGCACGCCTTCGGAACCATGGCCACGGGGGGGTTTTCACCGCTCAACGGGAGCATCGGGCAGTATGACAACGCGTATTTCGACTGGGTCATCACCCTCTTCATGTTTCTCGCGGGGGCGAACTTCGTCCTGCATTTTCTCTTCCTCAAGGGAAATCGGAGAGTCTTCTGGCGAGACCCTGAGTTTCGTTTTTACACGCGGCTCGTTCTCGGGGCGACGGTCCTCGTCACCTTTTTTCTCGTCTTCGGAGATTCCCGTGAGAATCCGCTGACGGCTCTCCGCCACGCGGCTTTTCAAGTGGTGAGCATTCTCACCACCACGGGATTCGTCACGGCGGATTACGAGATGTGGCCTTTCTTTCCGCAGATGCTTCTTCTTCTTCTCATGTTCATCGGTGGATGCGCCGGATCCACGGGGGGCGGGCTGAAAAATATCCGTGTCATGGTCATGTTGCGCCATGCCAAGGCGGAAATGCATGCACTTCTTCATCCCCAGGGAATCTTTCCCATTCGTGTTGGAGACAAGGTTGTGCCTCGCGACGTGGTGGGATCGATCACAGCGTTTTTTCTGCTTTATATGGCGCTTTTCGCCGGAGGGACCCTCATCATGACGGCTCTCGGATTGGATGTGCTCACCGCCATAGGGAGTGTTGCCGCCACGCTCGGCAACATCGGTCCCGGCATCGGCGGAGTGGGACCGATGGACAACTACAGTGCCATCCCTCCCCTCGGGAAGTGGGCGCTTGCATTGTTCATGCTGCTCGGGCGGCTCGAGATCTATACGGTTCTCATGCTCTTCCTTCCCGGAACGTGGCGAAGATAG
- the trkA gene encoding Trk system potassium transporter TrkA has product MRIVIVGAGEVGFAVASQLSQEGHDVTVVEADEAKATKVENELDVMVVRGNGARPHVLERAGICIPCATDLLIACTNHDEVNILACWIAKRAGTPKVMGRARSLEFTDNENWSRELGIDMLISPERSVAREIEELLAVSSAVRTVEIAGGKAGVYAFRIAERSPLVATPLKELRKSFPTLVSVVIYVNRGEEGFVPSGEDALLAGDLCYVVCARDQVWRLEELFGLRKSRPLRRVLIVGGGKIGYQVARRLELRVSGVDIRLIDQDREKCDRLAGELERTIVLCGEGTDKELLQYEGVAEADGFVTTTASDEANILIGILGKSLGAAKSVAVVRRKSFLQMERHVEVDAMVNPNQALASIIMRHVRFPRASGQLSLLESIGAEMLETTIPASSSAVGEEVQKLGLPKGIVLALVERGREAFVPSGDTVLREGDRIILFASNELMPRALEVLGVE; this is encoded by the coding sequence GTGCGCATAGTGATCGTCGGAGCGGGGGAAGTGGGATTTGCCGTTGCGTCGCAGCTCTCCCAGGAGGGGCATGACGTCACGGTGGTCGAGGCGGACGAGGCCAAGGCCACCAAGGTTGAAAACGAACTCGACGTAATGGTGGTCCGGGGGAACGGAGCCCGTCCTCATGTCCTCGAACGGGCTGGCATCTGTATTCCCTGTGCTACGGATCTGCTCATTGCCTGTACGAATCACGACGAGGTGAACATCCTCGCATGCTGGATCGCGAAACGGGCGGGAACGCCCAAGGTGATGGGGCGGGCCAGGAGCCTGGAATTCACGGACAACGAAAACTGGTCCCGGGAACTCGGCATCGACATGCTCATCTCCCCCGAACGTTCCGTCGCCCGGGAGATCGAGGAACTGCTCGCCGTCTCCTCCGCTGTCCGGACCGTGGAGATCGCCGGAGGAAAGGCGGGAGTCTATGCTTTCCGCATCGCCGAGAGGTCCCCTCTTGTTGCGACGCCCTTGAAAGAATTAAGGAAATCCTTCCCGACTCTTGTCTCGGTCGTCATCTATGTGAACAGAGGTGAAGAGGGATTTGTTCCCTCCGGAGAGGACGCGCTCCTTGCGGGTGATCTTTGCTATGTGGTCTGCGCCAGAGATCAGGTCTGGCGACTGGAAGAGCTGTTCGGCCTGCGAAAAAGTCGTCCGCTCCGCCGGGTTCTCATCGTGGGTGGAGGAAAGATAGGATACCAGGTTGCCCGAAGATTGGAACTCCGGGTTTCCGGAGTGGACATCCGCCTCATCGACCAGGATCGAGAGAAGTGTGACCGGCTTGCCGGAGAGCTGGAACGCACCATCGTGCTCTGCGGCGAAGGTACCGACAAGGAACTGCTCCAGTACGAAGGCGTGGCCGAGGCGGACGGATTCGTCACCACCACGGCGAGCGACGAGGCGAACATTCTCATCGGCATTCTGGGGAAGAGCCTGGGTGCGGCGAAAAGCGTCGCCGTGGTGCGGCGGAAGTCTTTCCTCCAGATGGAACGGCATGTGGAAGTGGATGCCATGGTGAATCCAAACCAGGCCCTGGCATCCATCATCATGCGGCATGTCCGTTTCCCCAGGGCCTCGGGGCAACTCTCTCTCCTTGAGTCCATCGGTGCGGAGATGCTGGAGACCACCATCCCCGCATCGAGTTCCGCCGTAGGAGAGGAAGTGCAGAAATTGGGATTGCCCAAGGGAATCGTCCTCGCTCTCGTGGAGCGGGGGAGAGAGGCCTTCGTTCCTTCGGGGGACACGGTTCTTCGGGAGGGCGACCGGATTATCCTTTTCGCCTCCAATGAACTCATGCCCAGAGCCCTTGAGGTCCTGGGGGTGGAATAG
- a CDS encoding asparaginase codes for MPRRGTFALVIAGGPALPSSPKKGEENGKEHPLCDLSIFPDLRELDVELVEWSRQPTSHYTIRMATDLVELLRKLVEDGVSGIVVSSGTDLLEEVAYLTDLLWVYPQPLVFTGALVQWENLGSDAPVNLYQSFLAATSEAVWGLGVVVCMQDQIFSASEVTRDVSHRRDAFAAPGRGPIGEIVGERLLINRRPTRPTALGESVIPAREVELITASLGSGDRLLACLSQTSDLDGLVIAGFGMGNVPPSWLPHLKNLVRKEIPVVITSRCNQGRVVKNRSYEGSATRLMEMGVLDGGALRPQQARLRLAVGLGAGLAGKDLQRYLLEG; via the coding sequence TTGCCCAGACGTGGTACGTTCGCCCTCGTCATCGCCGGCGGTCCAGCCCTGCCATCTTCCCCAAAAAAAGGGGAAGAGAACGGCAAAGAACATCCTCTTTGCGACCTTTCCATCTTTCCAGACTTGAGAGAACTGGACGTGGAGCTCGTGGAATGGAGCCGCCAACCCACGAGCCACTATACCATACGGATGGCGACGGATCTGGTTGAACTCCTGCGAAAACTCGTCGAAGACGGTGTTTCCGGCATCGTCGTCTCCTCCGGCACTGACCTTCTGGAGGAAGTAGCCTACCTCACGGACCTCCTTTGGGTCTACCCGCAACCATTGGTCTTCACCGGAGCACTCGTCCAGTGGGAAAACCTCGGCTCCGATGCGCCGGTCAATCTGTATCAGTCCTTCCTCGCCGCTACGTCGGAAGCCGTGTGGGGACTCGGCGTCGTGGTGTGCATGCAGGACCAGATCTTCAGCGCCTCGGAAGTGACAAGAGACGTGAGTCATCGGAGAGATGCCTTCGCCGCCCCTGGAAGAGGCCCCATCGGTGAAATCGTGGGAGAACGGCTCCTCATCAACCGGCGCCCCACACGCCCCACCGCACTGGGAGAATCGGTCATTCCCGCCAGGGAAGTCGAACTGATCACCGCGTCTCTGGGAAGCGGAGACCGCCTTCTCGCCTGCCTGAGCCAGACATCGGACCTGGATGGACTCGTCATCGCCGGATTCGGCATGGGCAATGTCCCCCCCTCGTGGCTGCCCCACCTGAAAAACCTCGTGCGTAAGGAAATTCCCGTGGTCATCACCTCCCGGTGCAATCAGGGGAGAGTCGTCAAGAACCGATCCTACGAGGGAAGCGCCACCAGGCTCATGGAAATGGGCGTCCTCGACGGAGGCGCCCTCCGCCCTCAACAGGCACGTCTTCGCCTCGCCGTCGGCCTCGGCGCCGGACTCGCCGGGAAAGACCTCCAGCGTTACCTCCTAGAGGGCTGA
- a CDS encoding MFS transporter: MTWKRDYLLLWSTAFLHLCVAMTFFAFPIQLVRWGFSTMDVAWLAFSMDCALVLARPAVKWVLDHMGPKSTLILASALLALASLAMYLAGNRFWLLVPAKMLHGVSLSFLLVAYIVYASHALPLPLLQRGLSWLGLTTILPQLVIVPFAEKLLLSEQVGAFFLSLGILALAALGCASLLTFRDTSPEEHRSTPENMLRNSLFRQILTITFAQNLVNCIVQTFVALLAASRGSYASAFFIPYSLGNLLTRGILARRISLFLPMSVVLTSLCGISVAVFGISLAKTTAVLALFSGLYGLFQGPLDPSMMALTARLFPKNRNAAFTGYMTSQDTAWALGPLFGGSIGGHSLASIFFLSGGLAVTTTVACWKWFRPQAAPTSSDSPSSS, translated from the coding sequence ATGACCTGGAAAAGGGACTATCTCCTTCTGTGGAGCACGGCGTTTCTCCACCTGTGCGTCGCCATGACGTTCTTCGCCTTCCCCATCCAATTGGTCCGATGGGGGTTTTCAACCATGGACGTGGCCTGGCTCGCTTTTTCCATGGATTGCGCGCTCGTCCTCGCTCGTCCCGCCGTCAAATGGGTTCTCGATCACATGGGACCTAAATCGACCCTCATACTCGCCTCCGCGCTTCTCGCCTTGGCCTCCCTGGCGATGTACCTGGCGGGCAACCGCTTCTGGCTCCTGGTTCCGGCAAAAATGCTTCACGGCGTTTCTCTGTCGTTTCTTCTCGTGGCATACATCGTCTACGCCTCACACGCGCTTCCCCTCCCCCTCCTCCAACGCGGGCTTTCCTGGCTCGGGCTCACCACCATCCTGCCACAACTGGTGATCGTTCCCTTTGCGGAAAAACTCCTCCTTTCGGAACAGGTGGGGGCTTTCTTCCTCTCTCTCGGCATCCTGGCCCTCGCCGCCCTGGGCTGTGCGTCCCTCCTCACCTTTCGGGACACGTCCCCGGAGGAACACCGAAGCACTCCCGAAAACATGCTGCGAAATTCTCTTTTCCGGCAGATTCTCACGATCACCTTCGCGCAAAACCTCGTAAACTGCATCGTGCAGACATTCGTCGCACTCCTCGCTGCATCCAGAGGCAGCTACGCCTCGGCCTTTTTCATTCCCTACAGTCTCGGGAATCTCCTCACTCGGGGCATTCTGGCCCGGCGCATCAGCCTCTTCCTCCCCATGTCCGTGGTCCTCACCTCGCTTTGCGGCATCTCCGTCGCCGTCTTCGGCATCAGCCTGGCAAAGACAACCGCAGTCCTTGCTCTTTTCTCAGGACTCTACGGCCTCTTTCAGGGGCCGCTCGACCCCTCGATGATGGCTCTTACGGCACGACTGTTTCCGAAGAACCGCAATGCCGCCTTCACGGGATACATGACGTCCCAGGACACTGCGTGGGCGCTTGGTCCGCTTTTCGGGGGCAGCATCGGCGGCCATTCTCTCGCCTCGATCTTCTTTCTCTCCGGGGGATTGGCCGTCACCACCACGGTAGCCTGCTGGAAATGGTTCCGCCCCCAGGCCGCACCGACATCTTCCGATTCTCCCTCCTCTTCCTGA
- a CDS encoding PPC domain-containing DNA-binding protein: MRYAATSEIVAIRLSEGEDVRSCIAQVCEENNIDSAVVVGGVGMLRDVTFGWFNGNEYVTKEYGEVFELLALSGNVSIKDQALYPHLHGALSKPDHSVVGGHLLRAVADHNVELFLKPLNTISLARKFDGWFDAILPLKRE; this comes from the coding sequence ATGCGTTACGCGGCGACCAGCGAAATAGTGGCCATCCGGCTCTCCGAGGGTGAAGATGTGCGGAGCTGTATTGCCCAAGTGTGTGAGGAGAACAACATTGACTCCGCCGTGGTCGTAGGCGGTGTGGGAATGCTACGGGACGTTACGTTCGGCTGGTTCAACGGCAACGAATACGTGACGAAGGAATACGGTGAGGTCTTCGAACTTCTTGCGTTGAGCGGCAATGTGAGCATCAAGGACCAGGCACTCTACCCCCACCTGCACGGCGCCTTGAGCAAACCCGATCACTCCGTGGTGGGGGGGCACCTCCTCCGAGCAGTGGCGGACCATAATGTGGAACTCTTCCTCAAACCACTGAATACCATCAGTCTCGCCCGCAAGTTCGACGGGTGGTTCGACGCGATTCTTCCGCTCAAAAGAGAATGA
- a CDS encoding YbaK/EbsC family protein: MQQTQQTDSVEKVRKWLHEAGFPVEIRMTEATIFTVEDASMAVGVPPSEILKSILLLADERPVLALMSGPNKVDLKKVKRHLNARKVRMCDPDFVFAYSGFRIGGVPPVGYPEQPFALLDEELFQFPVVWAAAGSDHAFFPISPEELRRITGGEARDIKK, translated from the coding sequence TTGCAGCAGACGCAGCAGACGGATTCTGTCGAAAAAGTCCGTAAATGGCTCCACGAAGCGGGATTTCCCGTTGAGATCCGGATGACCGAGGCGACTATCTTCACCGTGGAGGATGCCTCCATGGCCGTGGGCGTGCCGCCGTCGGAGATTCTCAAGAGTATTCTGCTTCTCGCCGATGAAAGGCCCGTGCTTGCTCTCATGAGCGGTCCGAACAAGGTGGACCTGAAGAAAGTGAAGCGGCATCTGAATGCCCGCAAGGTGCGCATGTGCGATCCCGATTTTGTCTTCGCCTATTCGGGGTTCCGCATCGGCGGAGTTCCTCCCGTGGGATACCCGGAGCAGCCTTTTGCGCTTCTTGATGAAGAACTCTTTCAGTTCCCCGTGGTATGGGCGGCGGCAGGCTCGGATCACGCTTTCTTCCCCATTTCGCCGGAGGAGTTGCGACGCATCACCGGAGGCGAGGCCAGGGACATCAAAAAGTGA
- a CDS encoding lytic transglycosylase domain-containing protein, with translation MSPRELSVAANALWMQRRYGEAMELFHRIGKDCPQELHPYMEMLFVLGEERSDRKQAGLERAKSLWKTAPQGLKYYVAYALARLERDLGNTAASRTWFRQMVKLGDDKTLRKPALDALLAFPEAEVSDALRMLDDYPMNRTALKLLGKKKNLGADALTKLGYAAYVDQNYAKAAQFLKDAEKKGAGERARFWHAFSLYRMGKANEGIALWGTVAISGDRYAERAVKRLDIAARNGYRDVVLPLLSEVAEKRTGKPGEAAAYYLVRLQEKSAPEKALEWRAKLLKGAPRSFYAAELLWEDGWRAWLRDEWKTAARFWEQGLETSAGGDWPARFLYWSAEARERIGDGASAVRNRQRLGESFPTSIYTFWLNPQGSKPISDDLPPVLQGEGSLLEQWGFITYARIQLGKSSSPKDRFHAARIARWQGDIRGAYHLAGTLAGLLQQGKTLPRELLEMLYPRPHEKEILAAAQRFGVDPHLLWAVMRQESAFDPNATSYVGAMGLMQLMPATAKGEAKGLGMELGNAYKPETNILLGTAHLSMNLKRFDAIEHAVAAYNAGGGAVKRWLENGRDIREWVESIPYEETNGYVRKVMANHFVYRLLYAGSAPSSGENGGVLQGGEASEIPSEMEVQEFVEEEPAQE, from the coding sequence TTGTCTCCCCGGGAACTCTCTGTCGCTGCGAATGCCCTTTGGATGCAGCGGCGTTACGGAGAGGCCATGGAACTTTTTCACAGAATCGGAAAAGATTGCCCCCAGGAATTACACCCCTATATGGAGATGCTCTTTGTTCTCGGAGAGGAGCGTTCGGACAGAAAGCAAGCGGGGCTTGAAAGGGCGAAGAGCCTCTGGAAAACCGCACCTCAAGGGCTCAAATATTATGTTGCGTATGCGCTGGCCCGGCTCGAACGGGATCTCGGCAACACCGCGGCGAGCCGCACATGGTTCCGCCAGATGGTGAAACTCGGAGACGACAAGACGCTGCGCAAGCCTGCACTCGACGCACTGCTGGCGTTTCCCGAGGCGGAAGTGTCCGATGCGCTCCGCATGCTCGACGACTACCCCATGAATCGAACAGCCCTCAAGCTTCTCGGAAAAAAGAAGAATCTCGGTGCCGACGCCCTGACGAAGCTGGGATATGCCGCTTACGTGGATCAAAACTACGCCAAGGCGGCGCAATTCCTCAAGGATGCGGAAAAGAAGGGGGCAGGGGAAAGGGCCCGATTTTGGCACGCCTTTTCACTGTACCGAATGGGGAAGGCAAATGAAGGGATCGCTCTCTGGGGGACTGTGGCGATCTCGGGAGATCGCTATGCGGAACGAGCGGTGAAGCGGCTGGACATTGCCGCGAGAAACGGCTATCGCGATGTTGTTCTTCCTCTTCTGTCCGAAGTGGCGGAAAAACGCACGGGCAAACCAGGAGAGGCCGCAGCGTACTATCTTGTGCGGCTTCAGGAAAAGAGCGCTCCGGAAAAGGCCCTGGAATGGCGGGCAAAATTGTTGAAGGGGGCTCCCCGCAGCTTCTATGCGGCGGAGCTTCTTTGGGAGGATGGTTGGCGTGCCTGGCTGCGCGACGAGTGGAAGACCGCCGCGCGGTTCTGGGAACAAGGGCTCGAAACCTCCGCCGGAGGCGACTGGCCTGCAAGGTTTCTCTATTGGAGCGCCGAGGCGCGGGAGCGAATCGGAGACGGTGCATCCGCTGTCCGGAACCGCCAGCGCCTGGGCGAGTCGTTTCCAACGAGCATCTATACCTTTTGGCTGAATCCCCAGGGATCGAAACCTATCTCCGATGATCTGCCTCCTGTTCTTCAGGGGGAGGGGAGTCTCCTCGAGCAATGGGGATTCATCACTTATGCGAGAATCCAACTAGGAAAGAGTTCCTCTCCCAAGGACCGTTTTCACGCGGCCCGAATCGCCCGATGGCAGGGGGACATTCGGGGTGCCTATCATCTGGCGGGAACGTTGGCAGGGCTTCTTCAACAGGGGAAGACGCTTCCGCGGGAGTTGCTGGAGATGCTTTATCCCCGGCCTCACGAAAAAGAAATCCTCGCTGCGGCACAGCGTTTTGGAGTGGACCCGCATCTGCTCTGGGCGGTGATGCGTCAGGAAAGTGCCTTCGACCCCAACGCCACCAGCTATGTGGGTGCCATGGGACTCATGCAGCTCATGCCCGCCACGGCAAAGGGCGAAGCGAAAGGATTGGGCATGGAGCTGGGGAACGCCTACAAGCCGGAGACGAACATTCTCTTGGGAACAGCCCATCTTTCCATGAACCTCAAACGTTTCGACGCCATCGAGCATGCCGTCGCCGCCTACAACGCCGGTGGTGGGGCGGTGAAGCGCTGGCTCGAAAACGGGCGGGACATTCGTGAATGGGTGGAGAGTATTCCTTACGAGGAGACCAACGGATATGTCCGCAAGGTCATGGCCAATCACTTTGTGTACCGCCTGCTTTATGCCGGGTCCGCACCGTCGTCCGGCGAAAACGGCGGGGTCTTGCAGGGAGGGGAGGCTTCGGAGATCCCCTCCGAGATGGAAGTGCAGGAATTCGTCGAGGAGGAACCGGCCCAGGAATAG
- a CDS encoding LysR substrate-binding domain-containing protein: protein MDSRELESFITTVEKGSISRAAAFLGLSQPAVSKHISKLEEELGTDLLVRGHARSLLTRQGEVVYRYALQVLELQRAVRKEIAETSGEVEGLVRLSASSIPGDFLLPELLVRFHRSYPRVEVEVSVSDTKQALSDLMERRADLAVVGAERNLPGLASTHFFTDELVLLCPREHPFAKRESILQEDLAGQELVGRIDGSGTRHVLEEALRNGGRAIPASPLRFGHTAALVRAVAAGGGMAVVSSLAVPSDGNLVARSFAPPLLRPFFFVHGSLAFRPVKTLVEFLRQEVGMP from the coding sequence GTGGACAGCAGGGAACTCGAGAGTTTCATCACCACTGTCGAAAAAGGGAGTATTTCGAGAGCGGCTGCCTTTCTGGGGCTCTCTCAGCCCGCAGTGAGCAAACATATTTCCAAACTTGAAGAGGAACTCGGAACGGATCTTCTCGTTCGTGGGCACGCACGCTCGTTGTTGACCCGTCAGGGAGAGGTCGTCTATCGCTATGCCCTGCAGGTCCTCGAACTCCAAAGGGCTGTTCGCAAGGAGATCGCCGAGACTTCCGGAGAAGTGGAGGGGCTTGTCCGCCTCAGCGCCAGTTCGATTCCGGGCGACTTCCTCCTGCCGGAACTTCTCGTTCGTTTTCACAGGAGCTATCCCCGGGTTGAAGTGGAGGTGTCCGTCTCGGACACGAAGCAGGCGCTGTCGGATCTGATGGAACGACGTGCGGATCTGGCTGTGGTGGGAGCCGAGCGAAACCTGCCGGGACTTGCGAGTACCCACTTCTTCACGGATGAACTTGTGCTGCTTTGCCCTCGGGAACATCCCTTCGCTAAAAGGGAGTCCATTCTGCAGGAAGATCTTGCCGGGCAGGAATTGGTGGGGCGCATCGACGGATCGGGAACTCGCCATGTCCTCGAGGAGGCACTCCGGAATGGGGGTCGGGCGATTCCAGCCTCTCCGCTGCGTTTCGGTCATACCGCCGCATTGGTGAGGGCCGTCGCCGCCGGAGGAGGGATGGCGGTGGTCTCCTCGCTTGCGGTTCCTTCCGACGGCAACCTCGTGGCGCGTTCCTTCGCACCGCCTCTCCTGCGCCCGTTCTTCTTCGTTCACGGCAGCCTGGCTTTTCGGCCGGTGAAGACCCTTGTGGAATTTCTCCGTCAGGAGGTGGGGATGCCGTGA
- a CDS encoding glutaredoxin family protein: MEENGMTIRLYSTSTCPWCEKVKAYLRRREVAFEECDIARDPSAVETIKTLTGQVGVPVLDIDGRVIVGFDRDAIDDALGAFVEAS, translated from the coding sequence ATGGAGGAAAACGGAATGACTATCCGGCTTTATAGCACATCCACATGTCCTTGGTGTGAAAAGGTGAAGGCATACCTTCGGAGGCGGGAGGTGGCGTTCGAGGAATGTGATATTGCCAGGGATCCGAGCGCGGTGGAGACCATCAAAACGCTCACGGGCCAAGTGGGCGTTCCCGTCCTCGACATCGATGGGCGCGTCATTGTCGGATTCGACCGGGACGCCATCGACGACGCGCTCGGCGCGTTCGTCGAGGCGAGCTGA
- a CDS encoding metal-dependent transcriptional regulator: MATVTSRGEDYLKTIYKLQRERKVVRMKDLAAELGVRAPTAVGGVLPLKEEGLVRQERYGYLELTEAGAGLAEEILERERLLGAFFQDVLGLDEDAALSNACAVEHCITPVCQERFTAFLRFLHVCSLPTPRWLQRYHEYLRTGELVRCSCDHSDSCTCGDSSEIVHES; the protein is encoded by the coding sequence ATGGCAACCGTGACGTCCCGGGGCGAAGATTATCTGAAGACAATATACAAGCTCCAGCGGGAACGCAAGGTAGTGCGCATGAAAGATCTCGCCGCGGAACTCGGTGTTCGGGCGCCCACTGCAGTGGGGGGCGTGCTCCCCCTCAAGGAAGAGGGGCTTGTCCGGCAGGAGCGGTACGGTTATTTGGAACTCACGGAGGCTGGGGCCGGTCTGGCTGAGGAGATTCTCGAAAGAGAACGGCTTCTCGGCGCTTTTTTCCAGGATGTTCTCGGCCTCGACGAGGACGCGGCATTGTCGAACGCATGTGCGGTGGAGCATTGCATTACACCTGTGTGCCAGGAGCGTTTTACTGCCTTTCTCCGTTTCCTCCACGTCTGTTCTTTACCGACGCCGCGCTGGCTCCAGCGGTATCATGAGTACCTCAGGACGGGCGAACTTGTCCGATGCAGTTGTGATCACAGCGATTCCTGCACTTGTGGAGATTCTTCGGAGATTGTCCACGAGTCGTGA